One window of bacterium genomic DNA carries:
- a CDS encoding flagellin FliC — protein MRINTNVSSINTRRHLANSTMQFTKSMEKLSSGLRINRAGDDAAGLAISESLKSDIRALDQAARNAADGISLIQTAEGSLDEVSNILLRMKELAEQSLNGTLSDTDRGYLNSEYNALQSEITRISDGVDFNGVKLLDGTGGSVNIQVGIGTTASDSVAVNLGTDTDATALGLTTGVDSATNASTAMDQIDTAIRSVVSARGNFGAVQNRLEASIRNINMTSENLSAANSRIRDVDVASETSRMTSYQILQQAGVAMLAQANMTTGLAMSLLGG, from the coding sequence ATCCGCATCAATACGAACGTTTCTTCCATCAACACCCGTCGCCACCTCGCCAACTCCACCATGCAGTTCACCAAGAGCATGGAGAAGTTGAGCTCCGGTCTGCGCATCAACCGCGCGGGCGACGACGCGGCCGGCCTCGCCATCAGCGAGAGCCTGAAGTCGGACATTCGGGCGCTGGACCAGGCCGCCCGCAACGCCGCCGACGGCATCTCCCTCATCCAGACCGCGGAAGGCTCGCTGGACGAGGTCTCCAACATCCTGCTGCGCATGAAGGAACTGGCCGAACAGTCCCTGAACGGCACCCTGTCGGACACGGACCGCGGCTACCTGAACAGCGAGTACAACGCGCTGCAGTCGGAGATCACGCGCATCAGCGACGGCGTCGACTTTAACGGCGTCAAGCTGCTGGACGGCACCGGCGGCTCGGTCAACATCCAGGTCGGCATCGGCACCACCGCCAGCGACAGCGTCGCGGTGAACCTGGGCACGGACACGGACGCCACCGCCCTCGGCCTGACGACCGGCGTCGACTCGGCGACCAATGCCTCCACGGCCATGGACCAGATCGACACCGCCATCCGCTCGGTCGTCAGCGCCCGCGGCAACTTCGGTGCGGTGCAGAACCGCCTCGAGGCCTCGATCCGCAACATCAACATGACCTCGGAGAACCTCTCGGCCGCCAACAGCCGCATCCGCGACGTGGACGTGGCCAGCGAGACCTCCCGCATGACCAGCTACCAGATCCTGCAGCAGGCCGGTGTGGCGATGTTGGCGCAGGCCAACATGACCACCGGCCTGGCCATGTCCCTGCTCGGCGGCTAG
- a CDS encoding flagellin FliC translates to MRINTNVSSINTRRHLATSTVMFGKSMEKLSSGLRINRAGDDAAGLAISESLKSDIRALDQAARNAADGISLIQTAEGSLDEVSNILLRMKELTEQSLNGTLSDTDRGYLNSEYSALQSEITRISDGVDFNGVKLLDGTGGTVNIQVGIGTGGSNQVAVNLAGDRDATALGLTTGIDSATNATSAMGQIDTAIATVVSARGAFGAVQNRLEASIRNINMTSENLSAANSRIRDVDVASETSRMTSYQILQQAGVSMLAQANMTTGLAMSLLS, encoded by the coding sequence ATCCGTATCAACACCAACGTCTCGTCGATCAACACGCGCCGACACCTCGCCACTTCGACCGTGATGTTCGGCAAGTCGATGGAGAAGCTCAGCTCCGGTCTCCGGATCAACCGCGCCGGCGACGACGCGGCCGGTCTGGCCATCAGCGAAAGCCTGAAGTCGGACATCCGGGCCCTGGACCAGGCCGCCCGCAACGCCGCCGACGGCATCTCCCTGATCCAGACGGCGGAAGGTTCGCTGGACGAGGTCTCCAACATCCTGCTGCGCATGAAGGAGCTGACCGAGCAGTCCCTGAACGGCACCCTGTCGGACACGGACCGCGGCTACCTGAACAGCGAGTACAGTGCGCTGCAGTCGGAGATCACGCGCATCAGCGACGGCGTCGACTTCAACGGCGTCAAGCTGCTGGACGGCACCGGCGGTACGGTGAACATCCAGGTGGGCATCGGCACCGGCGGCTCGAACCAGGTGGCCGTCAACCTGGCGGGCGACCGGGACGCGACGGCCCTCGGCCTGACCACCGGCATCGATTCGGCCACCAACGCCACCTCGGCCATGGGCCAGATCGACACCGCCATCGCGACGGTCGTCAGCGCCCGTGGCGCCTTCGGTGCGGTGCAGAACCGGCTCGAGGCCTCGATCCGCAACATCAACATGACGAGCGAGAATCTCTCGGCCGCCAACAGCCGCATCCGCGACGTGGACGTGGCCAGCGAGACCTCGCGCATGACCAGCTATCAGATTCTGCAGCAGGCGGGTGTGTCCATGCTGGCCCAGGCCAACATGACCACCGGTCTGGCCATGTCTCTGCTGAGCTAG
- a CDS encoding flagellin FliC translates to MRINTNISSLNTQRHLAKNSVSFQKSMEKLSSGLRINRAGDDAAGLAISEGLKADIRALDQAARNAADGISLVQVGEGAMDEVSNVLLRMKELAEQSLNGTLSDTDRGYLNSEYSALQSEITRISDATEFNGVKLLDGTGGTVNIQVGIGTGGSNQVAITLSGDRDATALGLTTGIDSATNATTAMGQIDTAIATVTSARSGFGAVQNRLESSIRNINMTAENLSAANSRIRDVDVASETSKMTSYQILQQAGVSMLAQANMTSSLAMALMS, encoded by the coding sequence ATCCGCATCAACACCAATATCAGCTCCCTGAACACCCAGCGTCACCTGGCCAAGAACTCCGTTTCCTTCCAGAAGAGCATGGAGAAGCTGAGCTCCGGTCTGCGCATCAACCGTGCGGGCGATGACGCGGCCGGTCTGGCCATCAGCGAGGGCCTGAAGGCCGACATCCGCGCCCTGGACCAGGCGGCCCGGAACGCGGCCGACGGTATCTCCCTCGTGCAGGTCGGTGAAGGCGCCATGGACGAGGTGTCGAACGTGCTGCTGCGCATGAAGGAACTGGCCGAGCAGTCGCTGAACGGGACCCTGTCCGACACGGACCGCGGCTACCTGAACAGCGAATACAGCGCTCTGCAGTCCGAGATCACGCGCATCAGCGACGCCACCGAGTTCAACGGCGTCAAGCTGCTGGACGGCACCGGCGGCACCGTCAACATCCAGGTCGGCATCGGCACCGGCGGCTCGAACCAGGTGGCCATCACCCTGAGCGGCGATCGCGACGCGACCGCCCTGGGCCTGACCACCGGCATCGACTCGGCGACCAACGCCACCACGGCGATGGGCCAGATCGACACCGCGATCGCGACCGTGACCTCGGCGCGTTCCGGCTTCGGTGCGGTGCAGAACCGCCTGGAGAGCTCGATCCGGAACATCAACATGACGGCGGAGAACCTCTCGGCCGCCAACAGCCGGATCCGGGACGTGGACGTGGCTTCGGAGACGTCGAAGATGACCAGCTACCAGATCCTGCAGCAGGCGGGCGTGTCCATGCTGGCCCAGGCCAACATGACCAGCAGCCTGGCGATGGCCCTGATGAGCTAG
- a CDS encoding flagellar protein FlaG, giving the protein MTHPADGTAPVAAEQGVRTAPAPGTAPPARARQPEPDPPAPKEPKFPSLDETKRLAAEMQEALSRASREPLTVDFRADERHNGYVLEIRNKEGDLIRQFPPEKVLNLRSKLDELSGVVVDETT; this is encoded by the coding sequence ATGACCCACCCCGCCGACGGGACCGCTCCCGTCGCCGCGGAGCAGGGCGTCCGGACCGCGCCTGCTCCCGGGACGGCCCCCCCGGCCCGGGCCCGCCAGCCCGAGCCGGATCCGCCGGCCCCGAAGGAACCGAAATTCCCGAGCCTCGACGAGACGAAGCGGCTGGCCGCCGAGATGCAGGAAGCCCTCAGCAGGGCCAGCAGGGAACCCCTTACCGTGGATTTCCGCGCGGACGAGCGGCACAACGGCTACGTCCTGGAGATCCGGAACAAGGAGGGCGACCTGATCCGGCAGTTCCCGCCGGAAAAAGTCCTAAACCTGCGCAGCAAACTGGACGAACTGTCGGGTGTGGTCGTGGACGAGACGACCTGA
- the fliD gene encoding flagellar filament capping protein FliD, whose translation MPTVNFSGLATGLDTGSIISQLVELKRAPIYRLQSRRTGYENQKKALDTLKSKLVALQDAAKALDTANEFSSLKTTVANEDALTVTAGSGAAAGTYEIEVLQLARAQKTTSQGYDSKLNGVGGGVLSFTVNGETTDLDLGAGVSLEQLAERINNDVAGVGASIVFDGSATGGYHLVLSAAEAGTAGAFSVDASGMSGGITPILTTDVDHTARDASLRVDGIDVVASSNNPSDVISGLTLNLLAEGEGMTTVTVGTDTDGIAEKVQTLVDKYNDLFSYVTEQSGAEGTLRDNPSLRSVASRVESIFTTALSGGLGDVSLFSQVGITRGDARQIKFDKEDFASALENDFGSVRDFFIERDGNLGKTYLIDQAVEDMTDSIDGLFRISNDALNKKIDYADQSIERYERSIESYQLTLERRFTAMEQMVSQLQAQGNYLTSVMYSQ comes from the coding sequence ATGCCTACCGTCAACTTTTCCGGCCTGGCGACCGGCCTGGACACGGGCAGCATCATCAGCCAGCTGGTGGAGCTCAAGCGTGCGCCGATCTACAGGTTGCAGAGCCGCCGCACGGGCTACGAGAACCAGAAGAAGGCGCTCGACACCCTGAAGTCGAAGCTCGTCGCCCTCCAGGACGCGGCCAAGGCCCTCGACACCGCCAACGAGTTCTCCTCCCTGAAGACCACCGTCGCCAACGAGGACGCCCTGACCGTCACCGCCGGCAGCGGCGCCGCCGCCGGGACCTACGAGATCGAGGTCCTGCAGCTCGCCCGCGCCCAGAAGACCACCTCCCAGGGCTACGATTCGAAACTCAACGGCGTCGGCGGCGGCGTGCTCTCGTTCACCGTGAACGGGGAGACCACCGACCTGGACCTGGGCGCCGGCGTCTCGCTCGAGCAACTCGCCGAGCGCATCAACAACGACGTGGCCGGCGTCGGGGCCTCCATCGTCTTCGACGGGTCCGCCACCGGCGGCTACCACCTGGTCCTGAGCGCGGCCGAGGCCGGCACCGCCGGCGCCTTCTCGGTCGACGCGAGCGGCATGAGCGGCGGCATCACCCCCATCCTGACCACCGACGTGGACCACACCGCCCGCGACGCCAGCCTGCGCGTCGACGGCATCGACGTCGTCGCCTCGAGCAACAACCCCAGCGACGTGATCAGCGGCCTGACCCTGAACCTGCTCGCCGAGGGCGAGGGCATGACGACCGTCACGGTCGGAACCGACACCGACGGCATCGCCGAGAAGGTGCAGACCCTGGTCGACAAGTACAACGACCTGTTCAGCTACGTCACCGAGCAGTCGGGCGCCGAAGGCACCCTGCGCGACAACCCCTCCCTGCGCTCGGTGGCGAGCCGGGTGGAGAGCATCTTCACGACGGCCCTGTCCGGCGGACTCGGCGACGTGAGCCTCTTCTCGCAGGTGGGCATCACGCGGGGCGACGCGCGCCAGATCAAGTTCGACAAGGAGGACTTCGCCTCGGCGCTGGAGAACGACTTCGGCAGCGTGCGCGACTTCTTCATCGAGCGCGACGGCAATCTCGGCAAGACGTACCTCATCGACCAGGCCGTCGAGGACATGACCGACTCCATCGACGGGCTCTTCCGCATCTCCAACGACGCGCTGAACAAGAAGATCGACTATGCGGACCAGAGCATCGAGCGCTACGAGCGCAGCATCGAATCGTATCAGCTGACGCTGGAACGCCGCTTCACGGCCATGGAGCAGATGGTCAGCCAGTTGCAGGCCCAGGGCAACTACCTGACCAGCGTCATGTATTCGCAGTAG
- the fliS gene encoding flagellar export chaperone FliS, giving the protein MYTAQGVQAYRQTDISSMTREKLIVLLYEKIVSDLHEVQAAIGQNDRIAMTQRANHSQRIISELRNALDHSIGGDISRNLEALYDYLFHQHLELLVDQDPSHVRNCLRVLEPLLDAWRQVPVGTGEKAAREHARGELVPPPGPNRASDPATTPSFDGTGAPHPLPAEETEAAAAGKPSELVTYSA; this is encoded by the coding sequence ATGTACACCGCACAGGGCGTGCAGGCCTATCGGCAGACGGACATCAGTTCCATGACCAGGGAGAAGCTGATCGTCCTGCTCTACGAGAAGATCGTCAGCGACCTCCACGAGGTGCAGGCGGCCATCGGGCAGAACGACCGCATCGCCATGACCCAGCGGGCCAACCACTCGCAGCGCATCATCAGCGAACTGCGCAACGCGCTGGACCACAGCATCGGCGGGGACATCTCCCGCAACCTCGAGGCCCTCTACGACTACCTCTTCCACCAGCACCTCGAACTGCTGGTCGACCAGGACCCCAGCCACGTGCGCAACTGCCTGCGGGTGCTCGAGCCCCTGCTCGACGCCTGGCGGCAGGTGCCGGTGGGGACCGGCGAGAAGGCCGCCCGCGAGCACGCCCGCGGCGAGCTCGTGCCGCCGCCTGGCCCGAATCGTGCTTCCGATCCGGCGACCACCCCGTCCTTCGACGGGACCGGCGCGCCGCATCCTCTCCCGGCCGAGGAGACGGAGGCGGCTGCCGCCGGCAAGCCGTCCGAACTCGTCACCTACTCGGCCTGA
- the csrA gene encoding carbon storage regulator CsrA yields MLILSRKRNEKIMIGDEISIMIVDIRGDQVQIGIDAPRSIPVHRHEIYEEIKSTTLGAAASDAVDMDAIRRKARKNGNDNPKD; encoded by the coding sequence GTGCTCATACTCAGTCGCAAGCGGAACGAGAAGATCATGATCGGAGACGAGATCTCCATCATGATCGTCGACATCCGGGGCGATCAGGTGCAGATCGGCATCGATGCACCCCGGTCGATCCCCGTGCATCGCCACGAGATCTACGAGGAGATCAAGAGCACGACCCTGGGCGCCGCGGCCTCCGATGCGGTCGATATGGACGCGATCCGGCGCAAGGCCCGAAAAAATGGGAACGATAATCCAAAAGATTAA
- the fliW gene encoding flagellar assembly protein FliW: MPKFTTVRFGDLDYRQDDVIHLPEGLVGMPDLRNWLMLEMGDELPMKWFQSLDRGDFGFPVTQAYLFHDEYEFPVGEPTRRRLGNASLDDLATLIITTIHPGGDKVTGNLMAPLIVDSNTRRGAQLTLDTEDYSLRQEINYFKFGLAVGGESAENADTEQVSADTAAATGQEKPETVGV, from the coding sequence ATGCCGAAATTCACGACCGTTCGATTCGGGGACCTGGACTACCGCCAGGACGATGTCATCCACCTGCCCGAGGGGCTGGTCGGCATGCCCGATCTGCGGAACTGGCTGATGCTCGAAATGGGCGACGAACTGCCCATGAAGTGGTTCCAGTCCCTGGACCGGGGGGATTTCGGCTTCCCCGTGACCCAGGCCTACCTCTTCCACGACGAGTACGAATTCCCGGTGGGCGAGCCCACGCGGCGGCGCCTGGGCAATGCGAGCCTGGACGACCTGGCGACCCTGATCATCACGACGATCCATCCGGGCGGGGACAAGGTGACGGGCAACCTGATGGCGCCCCTCATCGTCGATTCGAACACCCGTCGGGGGGCCCAGTTGACCCTCGATACCGAGGATTACAGCCTGCGCCAGGAGATCAATTACTTCAAATTTGGGCTTGCCGTGGGTGGCGAAAGCGCGGAAAATGCCGATACGGAACAGGTTTCCGCCGACACGGCGGCCGCGACCGGGCAAGAGAAACCGGAGACGGTCGGCGTGTAG
- the flgK gene encoding flagellar hook-associated protein FlgK, with protein sequence MAGLNGIMDNSLSALFAAQAGLATTGHNISNANTPGYSRQEVLFAARKPSILPYGAIGRGVEIEGIRRIQDDFLLNNLRIQQSRLESYSQTDTALYEIEAILGSVDNDHLGNALTNFFNAWNSLSQPPINPNLKQNVVATGISLVNDFHAINDSLEDLEGQIEVSIQAEIENLNRMLREVANMNEQIMGAETNGEPANDLRDQRDLLITEISKIAEVSILEREDGSKDVILAGRTMVTRDRVSEFTSTYRQGENGNYEMVIVTEGTLRDVNLSPGRLQGLLESRDVQVRGVREKLDAVAAKMIQEVNSLHTQGRTLSSSGLVFFTGDSMHTIEVNTAIALDSTLVATGRTDEIGDNTIALEIANLANVSADGSGEQTVSDRYRSVLIDVASNRASYEFLVENQTNVVASLETKLASVAGVSLDEEGANMVKYQNAYNAAAKVISTVQEMYDALMSMV encoded by the coding sequence GTCGGCGCTCTTCGCCGCCCAGGCGGGTCTGGCCACCACCGGCCACAACATCTCCAACGCGAACACCCCCGGCTACAGCCGCCAGGAGGTGCTCTTCGCGGCGCGCAAGCCGTCGATCCTGCCCTACGGGGCCATCGGCCGCGGCGTGGAGATCGAGGGGATCCGGCGCATCCAGGACGACTTCCTGCTCAACAACCTGCGCATCCAGCAGTCCCGGCTGGAGAGCTACTCGCAGACCGACACGGCGCTCTACGAGATCGAGGCGATCCTCGGCTCGGTGGACAACGACCACCTGGGCAACGCGCTGACGAACTTCTTCAACGCCTGGAACAGCCTGTCCCAGCCGCCCATCAACCCGAACCTGAAGCAGAACGTGGTGGCCACGGGCATCAGCCTCGTGAACGACTTCCACGCCATCAACGACTCCCTCGAAGACCTCGAGGGCCAGATCGAGGTGAGCATCCAGGCCGAGATCGAGAACCTGAACCGGATGCTGCGCGAAGTGGCCAACATGAACGAGCAGATCATGGGCGCCGAGACCAACGGCGAGCCGGCCAACGACCTGCGCGACCAGCGCGACCTGCTCATCACCGAGATCTCGAAGATCGCCGAGGTGTCGATCCTCGAGCGGGAGGACGGCTCCAAGGACGTCATCTTGGCCGGGCGGACCATGGTCACCCGCGACCGGGTGAGCGAGTTCACGAGCACCTACCGCCAGGGCGAGAACGGCAACTACGAGATGGTGATCGTCACCGAGGGCACCCTGCGCGACGTGAACCTGAGTCCGGGCCGCCTGCAGGGGCTGCTCGAGAGCCGGGACGTGCAGGTGCGCGGCGTGCGCGAGAAGCTCGACGCGGTCGCGGCCAAGATGATCCAGGAGGTCAACAGCCTCCATACCCAGGGCCGCACCCTCTCGAGCAGCGGCCTGGTGTTCTTCACCGGCGACAGCATGCACACCATCGAGGTGAACACGGCCATCGCCCTGGACAGCACCCTGGTGGCCACCGGGCGCACCGACGAGATCGGCGACAACACGATCGCCCTGGAGATCGCGAACCTGGCCAACGTGAGCGCCGACGGCAGCGGCGAACAGACCGTCAGCGACCGCTACCGGTCGGTGCTGATCGACGTGGCCAGCAACCGGGCCAGCTACGAGTTCCTGGTGGAGAACCAGACCAACGTGGTGGCCTCCCTCGAGACGAAGCTGGCCTCGGTGGCCGGCGTCAGCCTCGACGAGGAGGGCGCCAACATGGTGAAGTACCAGAACGCCTACAACGCGGCGGCGAAGGTCATCTCCACGGTGCAGGAGATGTACGACGCCCTCATGAGCATGGTGTAG